The Gemella massiliensis DNA segment GAAAAAACCGTGATATATGAAAATGAAGGAGACGGTGCAACGACATTAACAACAATAGCAAATGTACTGGTAGCAAATAATGAAGTTCTTGCAGCAGCCAGTGCACAGCAAGCTGCACCTTCTACGCAAACACAAGACCAAACTAACGGTCAAACAGCTCAAGGACAAACAACACCGCCTGTTGTTACTCCTACTCAACCTGCAAGACAAAACTCAGGTGCGACTGTGCCTAATAATCAAAAGAGCCAATAATATGCTTAATTAATAAAACAATGAGAAAACCATTACTTTAAAGGTTTTCTCATTGTTTTTATATTGTAGCTAATCATTGTTTATGTTATAATAAATTAGTACATTAAAAAAGATAAAACAAAAGTCAGAAGGATAAGTAATTACGATGAATCTACCAAACAAAATAACATTATTTAGAACAATTTTAATACCGGTTTTTATAATTTTTTTACTAATTGATATGGGTGGTTCTATATCAATAATAAATGGGAGATCTATTAAGTTAAACACTTTTATTGCCGCTTTAATATTTATTTTTGCTTCTATAACAGATTTTGTTGATGGTTATTTAGCAAGAAAATATAATCTTATAACAAATATGGGGAAATTTTTAGATCCGCTAGCGGATAAACTGCTTGTAGGAAGTGCATTTATTGTAATGGTTGAACTGGGGATGATGCACAGTTGGATGGTTGTTGTCGTTATTGCAAGAGAGTTTGCTGTAACAGGGCTTCGACTATTGGCGGTGGAAAAAGGTGAAGTTATACCTGCCGGTGTACTGGGAAAATTGAAGACAGTAAGTCAATTGGTAGCTATTATACTTATTTTGCTGGGGAATCCTATTTTTAATACGTGGAATTTTGAATTAGATTATATTTTACTTTGGATTTCCGTTATTTTAACTATCCTTTCAGGTTTGGAATATTTTAAGAATTCTATACATGTTTTTAAATAAACAAAATCGCAGAAGATATAATTGATAAATTCTTCTGCGATTTTGTTTGAAAACTATTTAAAATGTTTAAAGCGATATTATTCATCAAGTTTGTCAATAGATTGTTTTATTATCTTTTTAGATTCATTAATGTAAAGCATAGAAGTATCACTGTTTGAATGACCCATTTGAGTCATTATAATTGGAATATTACCATTTGTTTTTAATGCTAATTTTGTACCGTAACTATGGCGGAGTTTATGTGGTGACATTGGAACATTAAATGCGTCGGTATATTTCATTACTAACTTTTGAATAGCACGAATTGAAAGTCCGGTTTTATTTTTAGATGTAAAAACAAAATCTTCACTTGTTGGTTTTAATGCCAATGAATTAAAATATATATTCAATTTAGTGAGAGCAGATTCCGGTATAATTACCGTATCTGTTTTATTTCCTTTACGAATTACATTAATTTCACTATTAAGAAAATCAATATCTTTCACTTTAAGATTAGCCAACTCATTAACACGAATACCACTTTTTAAGAAAAGGGTGAGGATAGCTATATCTCTTGTTTTATCACGTAAAAAAAATATTTTAGCATGTTTAGAAAGTGTATTTTCATATTGATTTTCGACAAAATCAAGAAATTCTTCATCTTGCGAATCAAGAAAAATTTTTTCTGATATTTTTTTTGAACGTGAAGATAATGTTTCTTTAACACGTGTAATAGGTATTTTAAGCATAACATTACGCTCAAAATAAGCACGCCCTTGTTCATTTTCACTCGTTACAGTAAGAAATTTATAAAGAGAACGCATAGCAGCTTTATAATTGTTTATTGTTGTTTGTGTACGATATTTACCGTTTATTGCTTCACGAGAAAGATATTTAAAATAACTTTCCATTTCTTTTTTTGAGATATTTTCTAATGTAGAGAGTTCTACATTTTTAATTATATCAGCATGAGAAATAGTTTCACTAATTAACCAAGAAAGAAAATTTTTATATGTTTCTAAATATCTATGCAACGTAAGTGGCGATAAAATATAATAATAAGTATCAATAAAATCCTCAATATAATCAGGAAATTCAGGAATGAGTTTATTTATTTTTTGACGGTAATAATCACGTTGATTGCGTACCACTATTATATTTCTCCTTTACACAATAATTTATGCATATAATATGTATTATGCGAACAATTATATTATAATATATATAAATTATTTTTTCAACTCTTTTAATCACTATTAGATTTTTAATTTCAAATTTTAATACCTCAAAATTTAAGATTACAAAGTAAAAAACTACCTAAGATAATCTTAGATAGTTTAAAGTCTATTGCTAATTATACACGCTCAACTTTTCCAGATTTTAAAGCTCTAGCAGAAACCCAAACTTTTTTAGGTTGTCCATCTACTAAAATTGTTACTTTTTGTAGATTAGCTTTGAATTTTCTTTTTGATGCGTTCATCGCATGTGAACGAGTATTTCCTGAACGTGCTTTACGTCCGGTAACGTAACAAACTTTTGCCATGAATTAATCCTCCTTTTTGGAAATAGTTTATTCATAACATTTACTACATACACAAAATATAATATACCATATACTAACACGTATAGCAAGTGATATTGTTTATAATTTTTAAATTAACTGAATTGAACCAATAATAAAACTATTACAAACGCAATTATACTGGCGACACTTGTACCAAAAGTCCATGTCTTAAATGTTGACTTTAAATCAAGGTTTAAATATTGTTTGAATAGTCAAAAACCCGGATCGTTAACATGAGAACAAAACATACTTCCAGCTGCAATGCTAAGCATAACCAAAGTTGCAGGATAATTTATACTATTAATCATCGGTTCTACTATTGCCAATGTTGTGATAGCAGATACCGTACTGCTTCCTAGAGTAATCCTTAATATCGCAGCAACCACGAAACTAATAAGTAATACTGAAATATTAAGTTTTGATGTTATACTAACTATCTCTTCAGTAACCTTTGCATCTATTAAAATCTGTTTTAACCCCCCTGCTGCTCCATTAATTAATAACACTGTTGCTATAGATTTTGCAGATAGGGTTAAATCATTAGAAATTTGAGAAATTTTTTGCCCTCTCATTATTCCTAATCTTACTATTGCTATGATAAGAGTGATTATAAGAGCCGAAATAGGATTAGAAATCAACTTCAAATATGAATTTACCGTCTTTGGTAGACTTATCATTGATATTATCAACTGTGGTATTGTTATTAAAATAACCGGCAGTAATAAAATAAAAATAGAAATAGAAAAGCTAATGCTACTATCAGTATTATCAAAACTCAATTCATTTTTTTGCTTTGTTTTTTGCTCTGAACTAGTAAGAGTAATTTTAGTTAATAACACACCACTTATTATTACCGTTGGAATAGCCACTATTAAACCATAGTACATAACTTCAGTGATTTGTAAATTAAAACTTTTTACTATAATACTTGGACTGGGATGTGGTGGAAATAACGCATGTATTGTTAAAATAGAGATACCGGTAGGAAGTGCTAACCAAAGTTTATTGACATTTTAGTGTTTTGCAATATTGAGAACTATTGGAATAATCAAAATAAATGCTACATCAAAAAATAATGAAAAACTAATACACATACCGGCAACAATAAGACCCCATTGAATACCTTTAACACCAAAAAAGTCAATTAAGCGTGTTGCGGTAATTTCTGCTACTTTTGAAGTATTCAGTAAAGAACCCAACATAGCCCCTAATCCTAAAATAAGTGATAGATGACCTAGTAATACACCATTCCCCTTTTCTACAGTATCAATAATTTCTATCGGTGATAATCCGAGAATTAATCCTAGAATAATTGAAATTAATAAAATAGATATAAACGGTTCAACGTTTAATTTAGTTATTAATATAATCAATGCTATAATCCCAATAAAAACCGTAAATAACCGTATTGAATTATTTAATATAAGCACTGTTGATATTATTAAAAATAATATGCTAATAATAGATAACTTATTTTTTTTTAACATACTCACTCCTTAAAATTTTTATAAAGTTTATTATAACATTTTTTCAAAAACGTTTCTAAAAATTGAATTGATAAGTAATTTAATATTAATTAACATTTAGATCATTTTACTATAAACATTATTTTATTATTTAATAACTTCACTTTGGAAAACTTTTTTCGCTTTACTAACTTGTAAATTAAAAAAAAATATGTTATTATATAATCAATTCATTACCGAGGATAATCTCGGTATAATAAAAATTTATAAGTGGGAAAATATTATGTCGGCAAAAAGATTAAAAAAAGAAGAAAGAAAAAAATTTATACAAGATATAGCAAAAGAATTATTTTTAGAAAAAGGATTTAAAAATACTACTATGCAAGATATAGTAGTTGCTTCTGAAATGTCTATTGGCGGTCTATACCACCATTATAAGAGTACAGGCGAAATACTTTACGATATAATGATAGAAGGGAATATCTACAGAAAAAATATTATGTTTGAAAAAATTAATAATAATACAGTTACAAATAAATTATTAGCAGAATTAATAGTTGATAAAATGTTGGCTGATAATGAATTTACACCATTGTATGTTATGTTTTTACAACAATTAAATGAAGATGAAAGTTTAAAAAAACTTTTTGAAAAATTAAAAAAAGATTCTATAAATAGCCTTAAAAAATTTTTTGAGAAAATTGATTGTATTTGTTCTCTTGATGAAATACTTGAATTTATTACGTGTATAATTAATACTTCAGTGCTAGGGTGCGAATTAATTGATATTAGAAAAAATTTTATAAAAAATAGAAACCAGCTAGAATTTATGATTGAATCATATTTAACAAAAAATATTATTATAAAATAATCAATGAAAGGAATGATAAATATGGATAAAAATAGTAAGGAGTTACTAACTGCTACTCCACTTAATATTATGGTTAAATTATCTATCCCCGCAATTATTGGAATGATTGTTATAGGATTATATCCTTTAATGGATGGTATATTTGCAGGACAACTTTTAGGGCAAGATGCAATGACCGCTGTAGGTGTTGCAATGCCTTTTACATACTTTAATACAGGAATTGCAACGTTAATCGGTGTAGGTTCCGCCTCTGTCTTATCTCGTGCTATAGGAGAAAGAAATCAAAACACTATCGATAAAATTATGAATAATTTACTTTATTGGGTTATTCTATTGTCAGTTATTATAACAATTATAGGTTTTTTATTTTCAAAACAATTTTTGAGTTTGGTAGGAGCAAGCGGAAATATATTAGATTTAGCTACGCGTTATTTAAAAATTATATTTATAGGTTCTCTATTTGTCAATTTTGCTCAGGCAGCCAATATGGTTATGCGTGGTGAAGGATTAATGAAAAGAGCAATGCTAATTATGGGAATTGGTGCTGTAATTAATATTATTTTAGACCCTATATTTATGATATCAATGGGAGATAGAGGAATTGAAGGTGCTGCCATTGCAACTATTACAGCACAAATAATTCAAGCAATTATCACATTTTATTATTTTAAATATAAAAGTAATACTGTTAAAATTAATAAAATTATTAGTGAAACCAGTATTTATAAAGAAGTATTTTCTATTGGAGTATCTGCGATGTTAATGCAGGTTTTAACTATTATTCAGCAAAGTTTATTATACAATCAAGCATTCAGGTACGGTGAAGATGAAGCCGGATCAATAATGGCAGCTTCATTAAGAATATTGGCATTTTCATTTATTCCAATTTGGGGTATGAGCCAAGGACTACAACCGGCAATAGGAGCGAATTTCGGCGCAAAACAATATGATAGAGTCAGATCAATTTTTAAAATATTTACAATCTACTCTATTGTGTTAGCTGCTATTTTTTGGATACCATCAATTATTTTTACTAAACCACTATTAAGTCTTTTTGGTTTAACAGGAAATTCTTTAATAAATGGAGTAACAAGTTTTAGAATACTTTATAGTGCTTTCATTTTATATGGAGTAATGATAATGTTACTAACATTTTTCCAAGCGATTGGTGATGCAAAATCTGCCGGACGCTTGGTAATGTTAAGACAAGTTATAATATTTGTACCTGCGATGATAATATTACCAATGTTTTTCGGTCTTAAAGCAGTTTGGTTTACAACGCCGGTTATAGATATTTTAATCGTTGTTTTAGGTATGCTCACATATTTAAAAACAATAAAAAAATTTAATTAAAATCCGTATTATTAAGGTATTGTACATACAAAAATAACCATTTGAATTTACAAATGGTTATTTTTGTACAATAATTATGCTCTTGATACATAGTTACCTTCTGCTGTGTTGATAACTAATATATCTCCTTCTTTTACGAATAACGGTACTTGTAATGTATAGCCGGTTTCTACTGTTGCAGATTTAGAAGCACCTTGTGCTGTATCCCCTTTTACACCCGGTTCTGTCTCTGTAACAAGTAATTCAACTGTTGTTGGTAAATCAATTCCTAAAATTTCATCTCCAAACATTAAAATCGAAACTTCCATGTTTTCTTTTAAGAAGTTCAACTCATGAGTAAGGTTTTCTTCCGGTACTTCTATTTGTTCATAAGTAGCATTATCCATAAACACATAAGCATCACCTGTTGAATATAGATAAGACATTTTTTGATTGTTTATTTGTGCTTTGGCAACTTTCTCACCTGCTCTAAACGTTTTATCATTTACGGCACCGGTTCTCATATTTCTAAGTTTAGAACGAACAAATGCAGCTCCTTTTCCCGGTTTAACGTGTTGAAATTCTAACACTTTCCAAATGTTACCATCAACTTCAATAGTAACACCGGTTTTAAAATCATTTACTGAAATCATTTTTAAATCTCCTTTGAATATTACTAATTATTATTATAATTAATTTCTTTTATTTAATCAATACTAAATTTATAGTTAACTTTACATAAATAAAAATATGTAAAGTGCAACATAATTTTTTAATTTAATTTTCTTTTACGGCTTCTACCATGTAAATTTTATTACCCTTTTGGATAAACTTATCCTCATATTCAGTGTGAAC contains these protein-coding regions:
- the pgsA gene encoding CDP-diacylglycerol--glycerol-3-phosphate 3-phosphatidyltransferase; this translates as MNLPNKITLFRTILIPVFIIFLLIDMGGSISIINGRSIKLNTFIAALIFIFASITDFVDGYLARKYNLITNMGKFLDPLADKLLVGSAFIVMVELGMMHSWMVVVVIAREFAVTGLRLLAVEKGEVIPAGVLGKLKTVSQLVAIILILLGNPIFNTWNFELDYILLWISVILTILSGLEYFKNSIHVFK
- the xerS gene encoding tyrosine recombinase XerS, giving the protein MVRNQRDYYRQKINKLIPEFPDYIEDFIDTYYYILSPLTLHRYLETYKNFLSWLISETISHADIIKNVELSTLENISKKEMESYFKYLSREAINGKYRTQTTINNYKAAMRSLYKFLTVTSENEQGRAYFERNVMLKIPITRVKETLSSRSKKISEKIFLDSQDEEFLDFVENQYENTLSKHAKIFFLRDKTRDIAILTLFLKSGIRVNELANLKVKDIDFLNSEINVIRKGNKTDTVIIPESALTKLNIYFNSLALKPTSEDFVFTSKNKTGLSIRAIQKLVMKYTDAFNVPMSPHKLRHSYGTKLALKTNGNIPIIMTQMGHSNSDTSMLYINESKKIIKQSIDKLDE
- the rpmB gene encoding 50S ribosomal protein L28, coding for MAKVCYVTGRKARSGNTRSHAMNASKRKFKANLQKVTILVDGQPKKVWVSARALKSGKVERV
- a CDS encoding TetR/AcrR family transcriptional regulator — encoded protein: MSAKRLKKEERKKFIQDIAKELFLEKGFKNTTMQDIVVASEMSIGGLYHHYKSTGEILYDIMIEGNIYRKNIMFEKINNNTVTNKLLAELIVDKMLADNEFTPLYVMFLQQLNEDESLKKLFEKLKKDSINSLKKFFEKIDCICSLDEILEFITCIINTSVLGCELIDIRKNFIKNRNQLEFMIESYLTKNIIIK
- a CDS encoding MATE family efflux transporter, which gives rise to MDKNSKELLTATPLNIMVKLSIPAIIGMIVIGLYPLMDGIFAGQLLGQDAMTAVGVAMPFTYFNTGIATLIGVGSASVLSRAIGERNQNTIDKIMNNLLYWVILLSVIITIIGFLFSKQFLSLVGASGNILDLATRYLKIIFIGSLFVNFAQAANMVMRGEGLMKRAMLIMGIGAVINIILDPIFMISMGDRGIEGAAIATITAQIIQAIITFYYFKYKSNTVKINKIISETSIYKEVFSIGVSAMLMQVLTIIQQSLLYNQAFRYGEDEAGSIMAASLRILAFSFIPIWGMSQGLQPAIGANFGAKQYDRVRSIFKIFTIYSIVLAAIFWIPSIIFTKPLLSLFGLTGNSLINGVTSFRILYSAFILYGVMIMLLTFFQAIGDAKSAGRLVMLRQVIIFVPAMIILPMFFGLKAVWFTTPVIDILIVVLGMLTYLKTIKKFN
- the efp gene encoding elongation factor P; this translates as MISVNDFKTGVTIEVDGNIWKVLEFQHVKPGKGAAFVRSKLRNMRTGAVNDKTFRAGEKVAKAQINNQKMSYLYSTGDAYVFMDNATYEQIEVPEENLTHELNFLKENMEVSILMFGDEILGIDLPTTVELLVTETEPGVKGDTAQGASKSATVETGYTLQVPLFVKEGDILVINTAEGNYVSRA